GTTTCATTTGATCTTTATATTCGGCTTTAATATCAGCTTCGGAAAAAGCATTTTCTTTCATGTAAACGATTACCGCAGCACGAACAATCGATTCGTTGATAATAGTTTCCCATTTTCCATAAGCTTGGTTTGACATAGGCTCTTTCACAGCGCTTAAAATCTTTTCGCCAGCAGATTCTAATTCGTTTTTATAATTTTTGGTGTCTAGAATATAATTCACAAAAGAATGGTTGAACTCATGAATCAAAGTCGGCGCATAAGCGCTTGTATATGTCAATTTTCTACCATCAAATTTTCCGCCGCTCACAATGGCATACACCACATCACGTTTTTTTCCTTCGACGCGTGGGCCATAATTTCCGCCACCGTTTCCGTATCCAATAACGACTTTGTAATCTTCATTCGGTTGTTTTCCGTAAAATTTCGGATACCATTCTTGATTCAGTTTCACCAAAACCGAATCGTTAAAAGCTTTCGCTGCTTGCTGATAATCTTTTTGATGGGATTTATAAAAATCATTAAACTTGGTTTGTTTGTAATACTGATTCAAACTCTGGATAAAATCGGGAAGTTTCTCCGTTTTCCAACGTTTGTCCAACGAGGTTCTTTTGGGATCGATTAAACTAATTTTTCCGTTTTTAATTTTTAAATTTACCGCCATAGACATCACGGCATCATAGCCCAAACCATCATTATTTCTGTCTTTTGCAAGATTTTTTAGAAATTCTGAATTTTTAAAAGATCCAAAATATTTTTCTAAATCTTCGACATACAACGCATTATTTTTCTCGCTGTATTCTTCTGCATCTATCATCCTGAAAACAGAGCTCATCAGCTCCACACGTTCATCCACATAAGGTTCAATTTTGTTTTGTGCGTTTGCCAAATTCCCAATCAACATTAACGTTAAACCTAAATATACATTTACTTTTTTCATCTTATTTTTTCAAGTCTAAAATTTCATAATTTTTATAATCACTATAATCCGAAACGATTACTTTGTCACCTTTTTTCAATCCCGAAGTCACTTCGTAAAACAGTGGATTTTCTGGTCCCAAACTGATATTTCGTTTTTCGGCTTTCGTTCCGTTTACTACAAAAATCCATTTTCCGTTGGTATCTTTGTAAAAGTTGCCTTTCGGAATCATCATACTTTGCGTGTCTGCGGAGAGTTTCAGCTTCACACCGAAGGTCATTCCTATTTTGAGATTGTTTGGTTTTTCTGTATCTGCGAAATTCAATTCTACAGAAAACTGTCCATCTTTCACTTCTGGAAGTACTTTTGTCACAATTACATTGTCACTTTTCCCATTGTTATCCAGCGTTCCTTTTATACCAAGTTGTAATTTGTTGATGTAATATTCGTCCACTTTTGCCACCAACTTGTAACCATCCATCAAATCGATTTTCCCAATGCTTTCACCCGAAGTCAGGTTCTGACCCAAAGATAGACTGAAAGACGATAATCTCCCAGAAACAGGCGCCATAATGAGAAAATTATTTTTGTTCGATTTCAAAACATTCAAACTTTTCTGCATCTGATTAATCGATGAATTAATTGCTGAAATTTGCTGATTTCTGGAGTTGTTTTCGCTGACGATACCTTGTTCTGTAATCTGTTTTCTCTTTTTTTGATATTGCATATTTTGTTTAGCCAAATCAAATTCAGATTTTTTTCCAATTTCTGCATCATAAAGACGCTTTTGAAGATTATAGGTTTGCAAAGCCGTATTGTAATCATTTTGCGCTTGCAATAACTCTTTATTTTGATTGAATTCCTGATCTTTCAGTTCCAAAAGCGAATTTCTCATTTGGTTGATCTGTTGCATAATTCCTGTTTCTTGATTCATATAATTGAATTCTGTATTCGGATTGTACACGCGCGCCAATGGCTCACCTTGGCTGACCATTTGTCCATCTTCGGTATAAATTTCTTTTACCATTCCGCCTTCCAAAACATTCACAAGAGAAGAATTTAACGATTGCGTTTGTGCTGTAATCATCAACATATCTTCAAATTTCCCTTCGCTCACTTCTTCTATTTGGAGATTTTCGATTTTCACATTATAAGTTTTTTTTTGCTGAAAGAAATAGCTTAAAAAAATACCAATGCCAAAAATCCCGACCAAAACGATGATGATGATTTTGATTTTCGATTGTTTTTTCTCTACCTTCGTATCCATTATAGTAGTTTGATTCACAGTTTATTACACGAACATAATGCCACAAAAATTATAAATCTGTAATATCCTGATAATGAGATTATGAAGAAAACAAATCAATTTTAAAAGTGTTCGAAAATGAACAGTATTTGTTCAAAACCGAACATTTATTTTAATAAACATGAGAAAAAAAGAAGCCGGAATCCTAATTGTCGATGACGACGAAGACATATTATTTTCCGCCAGAGTTTGGCTGAAGAAGTTTTTCACAAACGTTATCAACATCAGTTCGCCACAAAAAATAATTTCTACGATTAATGAAAATGATATTGACGCCATTTTGCTGGACATGAACTTTAGAAGAGGTTTCGAAGATGGAAAAGAAGGTTTGTATTGGCTTTCTGAAATCAAAGAAATTAATAAAGACATTCCTGTGATTCTCATGACGGCTTATGGCGAAGTAGAATTGGCTGTAGAAGCTTTGAAAATGGGCGCTACCGATTTTATTCTGAAACCTTGGAACAACGAAAAACTCTATGCTTCTGTAAATCTCGCTGTGGATTTGTCCCGAAAAAATAAAAAACTTTCACAATGGGAAAATCTGTTGGAAAAAAATACCAATTATCAATTGGAAAGCCAATCTGCAAAGATGAATACCGTGATGCAAACCTTACAAAAAGTCGCAAAAACTGACGCAAATGTGCTTCTTTTAGGTGAAAACGGAACTGGAAAATACGTGATGGCAGAATACCTCTATCAACACTCTTTGCGAAAAAATGAAGCTTTTGTACATATTGATTTGGGCGCGATTTCCGAAAATTTGTTCGAAGCAGAATTGTTCGGTTACGCCAAAGGTGCTTTTACTGATGCCAAAACCGATAAAGCTGGAAAGATTGAAAATGCCGATGGTGGAACCGTTTTCCTTGATGAAATTGGGAATTTATCGTTGGGTTTGCAACAAAAATTATTGACTCTAATTCAAACTAAAAAATTATCACGAATTGGCGAAACCAAAGAACGTTTTCCCGATGTGAGATTCATTTTTGCGACCAATGCTAATTTGAAAAAACTGGTTGCAGAAGGCAAATTTCGGGAAGATTTGTATTTCAGAATCAATACTGTGGAAGTGGAATTGCCGCCGCTTCGGGAACGAAAAGAAGATATCCCAAATTTAGCCGCATTTTTCATTGAAAAATTTGAAAAAAAATACCATAAATCCAATATTGAAATTTCTAATTTAGAGGAAGTGATTCAATATGCTTTTCCTGGAAATATTCGTGAATTGGAACATAGTTTGGAGCGCGAAATTATTTTGGCAGACACCAACAAAATTCAGTTGAAATGGCAAGGTTTCGAAAAAAATCAAGAAACTTTAGTTTCTTTAAATTTGGAAGAAATGGAAGAAAAACTCATTAAAAATGCCTTGAAAAAATACCGTGGAAATATCTCTGCCGCCGCCGATGCCTTGGGACTTTCTCGTGCTGCACTCTACCGTAGAATGGAAAAATTTGGAATATAAGCAATGAATAAAATTTATTGGATTTGGCTGTTTTGGAGCCTTCTCAGTTTGGTATTTTGTCTTCTGGCTTTTGATGCATTTTGGCATCAGAAAGTCTTTACAGCGGTTATTTTGTTCGTTTTTGCTGTCATTTTTCACATGTTGTGTTGGTTAAATTTTAATCAAAAAATGAATGAAGTAGAAAAAATCATTTCTTCCATTCGTCAAAAAGATTTTTCACTTTTTCCAAAAATCTCCAAGTCCAACGACTTAAAATCAAGTGCTGTAAAGCTTTATTATCAAACAAAAGACGAACATAAAAATTTGTATTCTTACAAAAATCTGTACGATTCTATTTTGGACAAAATGGAAATTGGATTTTTAATTTTAAACAAATCATCTTCGGAAAAAGACTGGCAGGTTTTCTACTGCAATCCGAGTTTCACCAGAATTTTAAAAGTTCCGAAATACAATTCTTGGGCATTTTATCAAGAAAAATCGCCAGAATTTTTTAAACTCATTGAAGCAACAGATTTTCTGGATTCGCAGGAATTTATAGATATTTCCATTCAAGAAAGTAGCGCGCAATCGTTCTCGATTCGAACTTCCAGAATTTCCAATTTTCAAAATGATTTTTGTGTGATTTCTATGGAATCCATCCAAAAAATTATCGACAAAAAGGAGAAATTAGCTTGGAATAATCTAATGAAAGTCATTTCGCATGAGCTTCTCAACACGCTAACGCCAGTTAATAGTTTGATTCATAATCTGGAATATTTAACCGAACAAGAAAATCTAACCGACGAGGATCAAGAAGAAATAAAAGATTCTTTGAAAATTATCAATTCCAAATCGCAACAATTACTCCATTTCATCGATAGTTATCGTCAAATAGCAGAACTTCCAAAGCCTAAAAAATCGAGAATTAATCTACGGAATAGTATCGAAAAGGTGTTAAAAATTTTCGAACCCGAATTTAAAATTCAGAACATAAAACTTGACGTGGACCTTCAAGATTTCTTTATTCAGGCAGATGAAAGCATGATAGAACGCGTTTTGGTAAATCTTTTAACCAATGCACAATTGGCGGTACAACATCAAGAAAACAAACACATTCGATTGCAAGTTTTCGAAAGCAACAATCGTGTGGTTATCAGCGTTGAAGACAATGGGCAAGGCATAGACTCGCAGATTGAATCTAAAATTTTTCTTCCGTTTTTTACCACGCGACCAAATGGTTCGGGAATTGGGCTTACGCTTTCCAAAAGCATTATGGAAGCGCACAATGGCTATATCGTATATCGCCGACTAGAAAAAGGTTCTGTATTTGAACTTTGGTTTTTGTAGAAAACATATTTATAACAAAAAGTTATTGACTATAATTATTTATGATTTGATTCGTAATAACAAATACAGGTAATTTGCAGAAAAAAATAATGGGCTTTTTAACCTCCAATAAAAACATTCAAATTTTAATATTTAGTGTTCTTGCAATTTTATCATTTAGCGGTTTGGTAAGTTCGCCTATTGCGTTATTGCTCGGTCTTTTCTTTGCCATTTTGGTCGGAAATCCCTTCGAAAATAAAGTTTCAAAATACATTTCCAAACTCTTGCAGATTTCTATTGTCGGACTTGGATTTGGACTGCATCTCGATGAAGCTTTGCAAGTTGGGCAATCTGGTTTTTTATTAACGGTTGGCAGTATTTTTAGTGTTTTGATTCTCGGCTATTTTTTAGGACAACTTTTAAACATAGAAAGACCGCTTTCTTATCTTATTTCCGCTGGTACAGCTATTTGTGGAGGAAGTGCCATAGCCGCCGTATCTCCAATTATCAAGGCGAATACCAAACAAATTTCGTTGGCATTGGCTATTGTTTTTTCGCTCAATTCCGTTGCTCTATTCGTTTATCCAAGTATTGGACATTGGCTAATGATGTCGCAACAAGACTTTGGAATGTGGTGTGCGATTGGCATACACGACACCAGTTCGGTAGTTGGCGCAGCCAGTAAATATGGTGATGAAGCTCTGAAAACGGCAACAACAGTGAAACTAGCACGCGCACTTTGGATAATTCCAGTTTCTATTTTAACGATGTTTATTTTTAAAACTAAAGATTCAAAAATTAAAATTCCTTGGTTTATTGGCTTTTTCATCATCGCTATTTTATTAAGTACTTACTTTCCTATTTTTGAAGTGGTAAGTCCTACGGTTACAGAGATTTCAAAATTGGGGCTTAATCTCACCTTGTTTTTAATTGGTTCAACCTTATCGCTTGAAGCGCTAAGATCGATTAGTATAAAACCATTATTCCTAGCTATTTTTCTTTGGATTTTTATAAGTATCGGAAGTTTAATATTAATTTTAAACTAAATTTCAGTAATTTTAGGTTTTAATATAGAACAATGGCTGAGGTAAAACGCAATCCAAAAGTTGATGCATATCTAACAAAGAAATCCGCTTGGCATAACGAAATAACCGCTCTTCGGGAATTGATTTTAGAATTTGATGTGGAAGAAGATTTCAAATGGTATCAACCTTGTTACAAAGTCAATGCTAAAAATGTAATAATAGTAGGTCCTTTCAAAGACTTTTGCGTTTTAAGCTTTTTCAAAGGTGTATTGTTGAAAGATCCAAAGCAACTTTTGGTACAGATGGGTGAAAACTCGCAGTCGAGTCGCGTGATAAAAATAACTAGTCTGGAACAAATTGAAACTCTAAAAAGTGATCTAAAAAACCTAATTGCCGAAGCTATACAAAATGAAAAAGAAGGCAAAAAAGTCACCTTAAAAAAGACCGAAGACTACGACGTTCCAGAAGAGTTAACTGCCATGTTCGCAGAATATCCAGATCTAAAAACAGCTTTTGAAAAATTGACACCCGGACGACAACGCGGCTACCTTTTACACTTTTCCGCAGCCAAACAAGCTGCAACAAGATTAGCAAGAATTGAAAGGTATATCCCACAGATTATGGAAGGTAAAGGCTATCAAGAATAATTCATTTTTTATGATTTATTAATAATTATTATTACCTTTAAAGAAAAAAAATATGGAAACGATAAAAATTGACATCATTATTTTGGCACCAGCTTCCAAAGTTTGGGAGTTATATACACAGTCGCACCATATTTCGAAATGGAATGTCGTGGACAACCGTTGGCGATGCACTTCTTCACATATCGACTTTAAAGAAGGTGGCACGTTTAAAAATACAATGGCACTAAAAGATGGCAGTTATTCGTTCGATTATGCTGGTGTTTTTGAAAAAATTATTCCGAACGAAGAAATCATCTATCGCACCAAAGATGGGCGTGTAGTAAAGGTTGGCTTCGAGACGATTGATGCAACAACGACAAAAATTACACAAGATATAGAGCCTGACAAACTTAATTCTTTCGAAAGTCAGCGCCAAGAATATTATAACATTCTCAATAATTTTCATAAATATGTTGAGAATCACTAAAACAAAAATCCTCCAAATTAGGAGGATTATTTATTTATAAAATAGCTTTCAATTCGTTTTTTTTATAGGTCTTTTTGATAAATTATATTCTGGTCTAATTTTTTGTTTAAAACTAGAATTCCAAAAAAAAGCTCTTCGATTTGATTTTTTAACTGGTAAAGTTTCACTTCCATAAATGCAACATCAGCCTCTTTTTCTGTTTTTATGCTTTCTTTTTTATTTTTAATAATACCGCCATCGTAAAGAATTTGATTCAGCTCGCCATACACCCGATATTGATCTTTACTAATTTTATCAATTTCAAACCCAGGTAGTTTAATACCTAGACTTGTCACATCCGATTGGTAGGTTGCTTGTGCATTTACGGAAAATTGTGGTAAGTAGCCTTTGCTGACATTGCTCAAAGAGTATTCTTTTGATTTTTCCATCAAGCCGAATTGTTTGATCAAAAGATAATTTTCTCTTGCCCACTCTTGGCATTGTCTTATACTTATACGAGGGGCTCCTTGTCTGCGGACATTGGTAAAACTTGCGAAACTAAGGAGTACAATAAATTATAATTTTTGCATCTCTTTTGGATTATATTACAAATTCCAGAAGAAAAAAAATGATTTTTCTCTATCTTAAAAAACCAAACTAATATAATGATAAAGATTTGAGATCTAAATTTCTAATCAATAGATTATGCTATTTTACACATAATTATCCCAAAAGGCATTCACTTTCTTCCCAAAATAAAAAAAAATGAACGCCTCTAAAGAATCGCAAGAAATACGACAATAAGAAGTTGAAAAACTTTTGTGTGTTTTAGAAATATTTATTCAATACTAAAATTAATTTCAGCATCTAGTTTTGGAAATTTATTTTGAGAAACGAATTTTCTCCCTGTGCAATCAACTTCTTGCCAAGCCTTTTTGCGTCCAAGATCGCCAACCTCAACCACATAAGGAATCAGTTTAATATTACTAATCTCAGCATCAAAAATCTCTTTGTACTGCACCGCAA
This genomic stretch from Chryseobacterium sp. POL2 harbors:
- a CDS encoding DUF4932 domain-containing protein; the protein is MKKVNVYLGLTLMLIGNLANAQNKIEPYVDERVELMSSVFRMIDAEEYSEKNNALYVEDLEKYFGSFKNSEFLKNLAKDRNNDGLGYDAVMSMAVNLKIKNGKISLIDPKRTSLDKRWKTEKLPDFIQSLNQYYKQTKFNDFYKSHQKDYQQAAKAFNDSVLVKLNQEWYPKFYGKQPNEDYKVVIGYGNGGGNYGPRVEGKKRDVVYAIVSGGKFDGRKLTYTSAYAPTLIHEFNHSFVNYILDTKNYKNELESAGEKILSAVKEPMSNQAYGKWETIINESIVRAAVIVYMKENAFSEADIKAEYKDQMKRRFLWTPELVALLEHYQLNRKQYPNLESFYPKIVEFFQNVGNNVQTIVADYEVKLPKVKSVSPDINGKNDVDPSIKEMIVYFDQELLGKGLSINWGDLGKEAVPISSKPVYIDNNKALKIEMKLEPNKEYEFILVGRNFVSLDGFPLQEYVVKFKTK
- a CDS encoding efflux RND transporter periplasmic adaptor subunit, yielding MDTKVEKKQSKIKIIIIVLVGIFGIGIFLSYFFQQKKTYNVKIENLQIEEVSEGKFEDMLMITAQTQSLNSSLVNVLEGGMVKEIYTEDGQMVSQGEPLARVYNPNTEFNYMNQETGIMQQINQMRNSLLELKDQEFNQNKELLQAQNDYNTALQTYNLQKRLYDAEIGKKSEFDLAKQNMQYQKKRKQITEQGIVSENNSRNQQISAINSSINQMQKSLNVLKSNKNNFLIMAPVSGRLSSFSLSLGQNLTSGESIGKIDLMDGYKLVAKVDEYYINKLQLGIKGTLDNNGKSDNVIVTKVLPEVKDGQFSVELNFADTEKPNNLKIGMTFGVKLKLSADTQSMMIPKGNFYKDTNGKWIFVVNGTKAEKRNISLGPENPLFYEVTSGLKKGDKVIVSDYSDYKNYEILDLKK
- a CDS encoding sigma-54-dependent transcriptional regulator; translation: MRKKEAGILIVDDDEDILFSARVWLKKFFTNVINISSPQKIISTINENDIDAILLDMNFRRGFEDGKEGLYWLSEIKEINKDIPVILMTAYGEVELAVEALKMGATDFILKPWNNEKLYASVNLAVDLSRKNKKLSQWENLLEKNTNYQLESQSAKMNTVMQTLQKVAKTDANVLLLGENGTGKYVMAEYLYQHSLRKNEAFVHIDLGAISENLFEAELFGYAKGAFTDAKTDKAGKIENADGGTVFLDEIGNLSLGLQQKLLTLIQTKKLSRIGETKERFPDVRFIFATNANLKKLVAEGKFREDLYFRINTVEVELPPLRERKEDIPNLAAFFIEKFEKKYHKSNIEISNLEEVIQYAFPGNIRELEHSLEREIILADTNKIQLKWQGFEKNQETLVSLNLEEMEEKLIKNALKKYRGNISAAADALGLSRAALYRRMEKFGI
- a CDS encoding sensor histidine kinase, translating into MNEVEKIISSIRQKDFSLFPKISKSNDLKSSAVKLYYQTKDEHKNLYSYKNLYDSILDKMEIGFLILNKSSSEKDWQVFYCNPSFTRILKVPKYNSWAFYQEKSPEFFKLIEATDFLDSQEFIDISIQESSAQSFSIRTSRISNFQNDFCVISMESIQKIIDKKEKLAWNNLMKVISHELLNTLTPVNSLIHNLEYLTEQENLTDEDQEEIKDSLKIINSKSQQLLHFIDSYRQIAELPKPKKSRINLRNSIEKVLKIFEPEFKIQNIKLDVDLQDFFIQADESMIERVLVNLLTNAQLAVQHQENKHIRLQVFESNNRVVISVEDNGQGIDSQIESKIFLPFFTTRPNGSGIGLTLSKSIMEAHNGYIVYRRLEKGSVFELWFL
- a CDS encoding YeiH family protein, whose product is MGFLTSNKNIQILIFSVLAILSFSGLVSSPIALLLGLFFAILVGNPFENKVSKYISKLLQISIVGLGFGLHLDEALQVGQSGFLLTVGSIFSVLILGYFLGQLLNIERPLSYLISAGTAICGGSAIAAVSPIIKANTKQISLALAIVFSLNSVALFVYPSIGHWLMMSQQDFGMWCAIGIHDTSSVVGAASKYGDEALKTATTVKLARALWIIPVSILTMFIFKTKDSKIKIPWFIGFFIIAILLSTYFPIFEVVSPTVTEISKLGLNLTLFLIGSTLSLEALRSISIKPLFLAIFLWIFISIGSLILILN
- a CDS encoding YdeI/OmpD-associated family protein codes for the protein MAEVKRNPKVDAYLTKKSAWHNEITALRELILEFDVEEDFKWYQPCYKVNAKNVIIVGPFKDFCVLSFFKGVLLKDPKQLLVQMGENSQSSRVIKITSLEQIETLKSDLKNLIAEAIQNEKEGKKVTLKKTEDYDVPEELTAMFAEYPDLKTAFEKLTPGRQRGYLLHFSAAKQAATRLARIERYIPQIMEGKGYQE
- a CDS encoding SRPBCC domain-containing protein, whose protein sequence is METIKIDIIILAPASKVWELYTQSHHISKWNVVDNRWRCTSSHIDFKEGGTFKNTMALKDGSYSFDYAGVFEKIIPNEEIIYRTKDGRVVKVGFETIDATTTKITQDIEPDKLNSFESQRQEYYNILNNFHKYVENH
- a CDS encoding TolC family protein, which produces MEKSKEYSLSNVSKGYLPQFSVNAQATYQSDVTSLGIKLPGFEIDKISKDQYRVYGELNQILYDGGIIKNKKESIKTEKEADVAFMEVKLYQLKNQIEELFFGILVLNKKLDQNIIYQKDL